From the Astatotilapia calliptera chromosome 6, fAstCal1.2, whole genome shotgun sequence genome, one window contains:
- the LOC113023977 gene encoding mitochondrial glycine transporter B-like isoform X2 codes for MELAAAHPALKAFMCGSLSGTCSTLLFQPLDLVKTRLQTLQNNAKPGAPKVGMFSVFINVIRTEKFFSLWKGVSPSFVRCIPGVGIYFSTFYSLKQHFFLDRAPNAGEAVLLGAGARAVAGVCMLPFTVIKTRFESGFYSYVSVPGALRSMYETEGIRALFSGLTATLLRDAPFSGIYVMFYSQAKRALPQEVTSAPYAPLVNFSCGVIAGVMASVVTQPADVVKTHIQVRPSHCSTAGAVRRIYMEHGMAGFFRGAVPRSLRRTLMAAMAWTVYEQLMARMGLKS; via the exons GCTCACCCAGCTCTCAAAGCCTTTATGTGTGGCTCCCTCAGTGGCACCTGCTCTACACTCCTCTTCCAGCCTTTGGATCTGGTGAAGACACGACTGCAGACCCTGCAGAACAATGCCAAGCCcgg CGCACCCAAGGTGGGAATGTTTAGCGTTTTCATCAATGTTATTAGGACAGAGAAGTTCTTCAGTCTGTGGAAAGGTGTTTCACCG TCATTTGTGCGCTGCATCCCTGGGGTGGGTATCTACTTCAGCACCTTCTACTCCCTGAAGCAGCACTTCTTCCTGGACCGAGCTCCCAACGCTGGCGAGGCAGTTCTGCTCGGAGCGGGTGCCAGAGCTGTGGCCGGAGTCTGCATGTTACCATTCACAGTCATCAAGACGCGCTTCGAG agTGGCTTTTACAGTTATGTGAGTGTGCCCGGTGCTCTGAGGAGTATGTATGAGACGGAGGGAATCAGGGCTCTGTTTTCTGGGCTGACTGCCACGCTGCTCCGCGACGCTCCTTTCTCCGGCATCTACGTCATGTTTTACAGCCAGGCCAAGAGAGCGCTGCCTCAAG AGGTGACCTCGGCGCCCTACGCCCCGCTGGTGAACTTCAGCTGTGGGGTGATTGCGGGTGTCATGGCATCAGTAGTAACGCAGCCTGCAGATGTAGTGAAGACTCACATTCAAGTCAGACCCTCCCACTGTAGCACAGCAGGTGCAGTTCGCCGCATCTACATG GAGCACGGCATGGCTGGGTTTTTTCGTGGAGCTGTGCCCAGGTCTCTTCGACGCACTCTCATGGCTGCCATGGCTTGGACTGTGTATGAACAGCTGATGGCTCGAATGGGCCTCAAATCCTGA
- the LOC113023977 gene encoding mitochondrial glycine transporter B-like isoform X1 — MQEKQDSQSRAPGIPGKAHPALKAFMCGSLSGTCSTLLFQPLDLVKTRLQTLQNNAKPGAPKVGMFSVFINVIRTEKFFSLWKGVSPSFVRCIPGVGIYFSTFYSLKQHFFLDRAPNAGEAVLLGAGARAVAGVCMLPFTVIKTRFESGFYSYVSVPGALRSMYETEGIRALFSGLTATLLRDAPFSGIYVMFYSQAKRALPQEVTSAPYAPLVNFSCGVIAGVMASVVTQPADVVKTHIQVRPSHCSTAGAVRRIYMEHGMAGFFRGAVPRSLRRTLMAAMAWTVYEQLMARMGLKS, encoded by the exons GCTCACCCAGCTCTCAAAGCCTTTATGTGTGGCTCCCTCAGTGGCACCTGCTCTACACTCCTCTTCCAGCCTTTGGATCTGGTGAAGACACGACTGCAGACCCTGCAGAACAATGCCAAGCCcgg CGCACCCAAGGTGGGAATGTTTAGCGTTTTCATCAATGTTATTAGGACAGAGAAGTTCTTCAGTCTGTGGAAAGGTGTTTCACCG TCATTTGTGCGCTGCATCCCTGGGGTGGGTATCTACTTCAGCACCTTCTACTCCCTGAAGCAGCACTTCTTCCTGGACCGAGCTCCCAACGCTGGCGAGGCAGTTCTGCTCGGAGCGGGTGCCAGAGCTGTGGCCGGAGTCTGCATGTTACCATTCACAGTCATCAAGACGCGCTTCGAG agTGGCTTTTACAGTTATGTGAGTGTGCCCGGTGCTCTGAGGAGTATGTATGAGACGGAGGGAATCAGGGCTCTGTTTTCTGGGCTGACTGCCACGCTGCTCCGCGACGCTCCTTTCTCCGGCATCTACGTCATGTTTTACAGCCAGGCCAAGAGAGCGCTGCCTCAAG AGGTGACCTCGGCGCCCTACGCCCCGCTGGTGAACTTCAGCTGTGGGGTGATTGCGGGTGTCATGGCATCAGTAGTAACGCAGCCTGCAGATGTAGTGAAGACTCACATTCAAGTCAGACCCTCCCACTGTAGCACAGCAGGTGCAGTTCGCCGCATCTACATG GAGCACGGCATGGCTGGGTTTTTTCGTGGAGCTGTGCCCAGGTCTCTTCGACGCACTCTCATGGCTGCCATGGCTTGGACTGTGTATGAACAGCTGATGGCTCGAATGGGCCTCAAATCCTGA